Proteins encoded within one genomic window of Pigmentiphaga sp. H8:
- a CDS encoding branched-chain amino acid ABC transporter permease, with protein MQFERNAILVALLVAGLLPLVVHDQYLLHVAIMVLFYAVLATSLNLVVGYVGEFSLGHTAFLGTGAYAAALLSTQLGWPMWATIPAAGVLAAAMGLLIGSITLRLQGPFFVIVTLSFAEVLRLVADNWVAFTNGPMGIAGVPQPAWLAQAGNLATKQFFFYLAWAVLAVSLYLAYRFVYSNAGRAAVAVRENRYVAQSIGIRPFRYAMLAFVLGAFLAGMAGGFYAHYISFVGPEVFRFAFMVSMIIMVLVGGKGTLVGPLIGALLVTFLEEYLREAKELRLSLFGLAVMAIVLFLPRGLMGFLTTRREMRTPPYALSRAPQGAAPADWRSQIRCALGRGGAILSGVSGAWRLGKPK; from the coding sequence ATGCAATTCGAACGTAACGCCATTCTGGTTGCGCTGCTGGTCGCGGGGCTGCTGCCGCTGGTGGTCCACGACCAGTACCTGTTGCATGTGGCCATCATGGTGCTGTTCTATGCGGTGCTGGCCACCAGCCTGAACCTGGTCGTGGGCTATGTGGGCGAGTTCTCGCTCGGCCATACGGCCTTCCTGGGGACGGGCGCGTATGCCGCGGCGCTGCTGTCCACCCAGCTGGGCTGGCCGATGTGGGCCACGATTCCCGCCGCCGGCGTGCTGGCGGCGGCCATGGGGCTGCTGATCGGCAGCATCACGCTGCGGCTGCAAGGGCCGTTCTTCGTCATCGTGACGCTGTCGTTCGCCGAAGTGTTGCGGCTGGTGGCGGACAACTGGGTCGCCTTCACCAACGGTCCGATGGGCATCGCCGGGGTGCCGCAGCCGGCGTGGCTGGCCCAGGCCGGCAACCTGGCGACCAAGCAGTTCTTTTTCTACCTGGCCTGGGCCGTGCTGGCGGTCTCGCTCTACCTGGCGTACCGCTTCGTCTATTCCAATGCGGGCCGCGCCGCGGTGGCCGTGCGCGAGAACCGCTACGTCGCGCAGTCCATCGGCATCCGGCCGTTCCGCTACGCCATGCTGGCGTTCGTGCTGGGCGCCTTCCTGGCCGGCATGGCGGGCGGGTTCTACGCGCACTACATCTCGTTTGTCGGGCCGGAAGTCTTCCGCTTCGCCTTCATGGTCAGCATGATCATCATGGTGCTGGTCGGTGGCAAGGGGACCCTGGTCGGACCGCTGATCGGCGCGCTGCTGGTGACCTTCCTGGAGGAATACCTGCGCGAGGCCAAGGAACTGCGGCTGTCGCTGTTCGGCCTGGCGGTGATGGCCATCGTGCTGTTCCTGCCGCGCGGCCTGATGGGATTCCTGACGACCCGCCGAGAGATGAGGACTCCCCCCTACGCGCTGTCGCGCGCCCCCCAGGGGGCGGCACCGGCGGACTGGCGGAGCCAGATCCGCTGTGCCCTGGGTCGGGGGGGCGCCATTCTATCCGGTGTAAGCGGCGCGTGGCGCCTTGGGAAACCGAAATGA
- a CDS encoding alpha/beta fold hydrolase has product MTFHHYAASTFLYGANVHANGIRQHYLRFGGKGRPLVLVPGITSPAVTWAFVAERLGRQFDTYVLDVRGRGLSETATGMDYSLEACAADVGAFAQALGLADYFLVGHSMGARIGAIVAAHHAQGLARLVMVDPPVSGPGRRPYPARIDWYVDSIRLMRQGADWEKLKPFSPTWTEAQLRLRAEWLHTCDEDAIVCAYHAFGTHDMHADLPAIAVPALLMVAGKGGVIEAADIDEIRGLVPRLEVRTVPQAGHMIPWDDEEGFFQGFGTFLGTPV; this is encoded by the coding sequence ATGACATTCCACCATTACGCGGCCAGCACATTTCTGTACGGCGCCAACGTGCACGCCAATGGCATACGCCAGCATTACCTGCGCTTCGGCGGCAAGGGCCGGCCCCTGGTGCTGGTGCCCGGCATCACCAGTCCCGCGGTGACCTGGGCCTTCGTGGCCGAGCGGCTGGGGCGGCAGTTCGACACCTACGTGCTCGACGTCAGGGGACGCGGCCTGTCCGAGACCGCGACGGGCATGGACTACAGCCTGGAGGCTTGCGCGGCCGACGTGGGCGCCTTCGCGCAGGCGTTGGGCCTGGCGGACTATTTCCTGGTCGGGCATTCGATGGGCGCGCGCATAGGCGCCATCGTGGCGGCGCATCACGCGCAAGGGCTCGCGCGCCTAGTCATGGTGGACCCGCCCGTGTCGGGGCCGGGCCGCCGGCCCTATCCCGCCAGGATCGACTGGTACGTGGACTCCATCCGGCTCATGCGTCAGGGCGCCGACTGGGAAAAGCTCAAGCCTTTCTCGCCCACCTGGACCGAGGCGCAACTGCGCCTGCGGGCCGAATGGCTGCATACCTGCGACGAGGACGCCATCGTGTGCGCCTACCACGCCTTCGGCACGCACGACATGCATGCCGACCTGCCGGCGATCGCGGTGCCCGCGCTGCTGATGGTCGCGGGCAAGGGCGGCGTCATCGAGGCGGCTGACATCGACGAGATCCGGGGCCTGGTGCCCCGGCTGGAAGTGCGCACCGTGCCGCAGGCCGGACACATGATCCCCTGGGACGACGAAGAAGGTTTCTTCCAGGGCTTCGGCACTTTTCTGGGAACCCCCGTTTAG
- a CDS encoding FAD-dependent monooxygenase → MSRPLRVGIVGGGIGGVALSRALALRGIENHVFERASAFGEVGAGVQVTPNAVKVLKALGLADDLQRVGFLPQAMVGRNWRSGRELFRTPLKESCPQIYGAEFYHVHRADLHAILSQHLAAGKGATLGTHCTGVRTEGDTAVATLSDGSEYEADLIVGADGVRSVVRDALFGTESAQFTGHMCWRALVPVDRHPLKFVSPDAAFWMGPHGHLVTYYVNGGAAVNIVAVNESRNWVEESWNVRSSREELTKAYEGWHPDVIELFSRTQDVYKWGLFDRDPMQAWSKGRVTLLGDAAHPMLPFLSQGAAMAIEDGYVLGAALEHYGRDIGAALQAYEAERRPRTSRVQLEARERGKTYHLPSPWAQFKRDLLYRWRELMNPNAVGIQANWVYIYDATTCAQRFGRQALAA, encoded by the coding sequence ATGAGTCGTCCTTTGCGCGTAGGCATCGTGGGTGGCGGGATCGGGGGCGTGGCGCTGTCGCGCGCCTTGGCGCTGCGCGGCATCGAGAATCATGTGTTCGAGCGGGCGTCGGCCTTCGGCGAGGTAGGCGCCGGCGTGCAGGTCACGCCCAACGCCGTCAAGGTGCTCAAGGCGCTGGGCCTGGCCGATGACCTGCAGCGGGTGGGCTTCCTGCCGCAGGCCATGGTCGGCCGCAACTGGCGCTCGGGGCGGGAGCTGTTCCGCACGCCGTTGAAGGAAAGTTGCCCCCAGATCTACGGCGCCGAGTTCTATCACGTCCATCGCGCCGACCTGCACGCCATCCTGTCGCAGCACCTGGCCGCCGGCAAGGGCGCGACGCTGGGCACCCACTGCACCGGTGTCCGCACCGAAGGCGACACCGCGGTGGCGACCCTGAGCGACGGCAGCGAATACGAGGCCGACCTGATCGTGGGCGCCGACGGCGTGCGCTCGGTGGTCCGCGACGCCTTGTTCGGCACGGAGTCGGCGCAGTTCACCGGCCACATGTGCTGGCGGGCGCTGGTGCCGGTGGATCGCCATCCGCTGAAGTTCGTCAGCCCGGACGCGGCGTTCTGGATGGGGCCGCACGGGCACCTGGTCACCTATTACGTCAATGGCGGCGCGGCGGTGAACATCGTGGCCGTGAACGAATCGCGCAACTGGGTGGAGGAATCCTGGAACGTGCGCAGCAGCCGGGAAGAACTCACCAAGGCCTATGAGGGCTGGCATCCCGACGTGATCGAGCTGTTCAGCCGGACCCAGGACGTCTACAAGTGGGGGCTGTTCGACCGCGACCCGATGCAGGCCTGGTCCAAGGGCCGCGTCACGCTGCTGGGCGACGCCGCGCATCCCATGCTGCCCTTTCTTTCGCAGGGCGCGGCCATGGCCATCGAGGACGGCTACGTGCTGGGCGCGGCGCTGGAGCACTACGGCCGCGACATCGGCGCGGCGTTGCAGGCCTACGAGGCCGAGCGCCGGCCGCGCACCAGCCGCGTGCAGCTGGAGGCCCGCGAGCGCGGCAAGACCTACCACCTGCCGTCGCCCTGGGCGCAGTTCAAGCGCGACCTGCTGTACCGGTGGCGCGAGCTGATGAATCCCAATGCGGTGGGCATCCAGGCCAACTGGGTCTACATCTATGACGCGACCACGTGCGCGCAGCGCTTCGGCCGGCAGGCGCTGGCGGCGTGA
- a CDS encoding 2,5-dihydroxypyridine 5,6-dioxygenase → MAVSDSDLIQAWTQVLTLSRLKRGDTVTVLTTEGVTHPQTLRCAVTAAGLLGARVNRLDLAPVNGEKSLSRDSLAYLGTTPLSGNRAAIAALKASDLVVDLMTLLFSPEQHDILQGGGKILLAVEPPEILLRMVPTEADRARVLACGALLERSREMRVTSAAGTNLVCPLGEFPVVKEYGFVDEPGRWDHWPSGFALTWPNERATRGRIVVDKGDILLPMKSYVNDPIVMEVADGYVTSITGGMDAELLRDYMESFNDPEAYAMSHIGWGAQNRARWSTLGLYDREATIGMDARAYAGNFLFSLGPNNEVGGSRSTACHMDIPLRRCTVALDGRDVVVEGRLIEERLAEVSASR, encoded by the coding sequence ATGGCTGTCAGCGATTCCGATTTGATCCAGGCATGGACCCAGGTCCTGACGCTGTCGCGCCTGAAGCGCGGCGACACCGTTACGGTTTTGACCACCGAGGGCGTGACCCATCCCCAGACCCTGCGCTGCGCGGTGACGGCGGCCGGCCTGCTGGGCGCGCGGGTGAACCGGCTGGACCTGGCGCCGGTCAATGGCGAGAAATCGCTCAGCCGCGATTCGCTGGCCTATCTCGGTACCACGCCCCTGAGCGGCAACCGCGCGGCCATCGCCGCGCTCAAGGCCAGCGACCTCGTCGTCGACCTGATGACGCTGCTTTTCTCGCCCGAGCAGCACGACATCCTGCAAGGCGGCGGCAAGATCCTGCTGGCGGTCGAGCCGCCCGAGATCCTGCTGCGCATGGTCCCCACCGAGGCCGACCGCGCGCGCGTGCTGGCCTGCGGGGCGTTGCTGGAACGCTCGCGCGAGATGCGGGTGACGTCGGCGGCGGGCACCAACCTGGTGTGTCCGCTGGGCGAGTTCCCGGTGGTCAAGGAATACGGTTTCGTCGACGAGCCGGGCCGCTGGGACCACTGGCCCAGCGGCTTCGCGCTGACCTGGCCGAACGAGCGGGCCACGCGCGGCCGCATCGTGGTGGACAAGGGCGACATCTTGCTGCCGATGAAGTCGTACGTGAACGATCCCATCGTGATGGAGGTGGCGGACGGCTACGTCACCTCCATTACAGGCGGCATGGATGCCGAATTGCTTCGCGACTACATGGAGTCCTTCAACGACCCGGAAGCCTATGCCATGTCGCACATCGGCTGGGGCGCGCAGAACCGCGCGCGCTGGTCCACGCTGGGCCTGTACGATCGCGAGGCCACGATAGGCATGGATGCGCGCGCCTATGCCGGCAACTTCCTGTTCTCGCTCGGGCCCAACAACGAGGTGGGCGGGTCCCGCAGCACCGCCTGCCACATGGACATCCCGCTGCGCCGCTGCACGGTGGCGCTGGATGGCCGCGACGTGGTGGTCGAGGGGCGGCTGATCGAGGAACGGCTGGCCGAGGTATCGGCCAGCCGCTAG
- a CDS encoding Xaa-Pro peptidase family protein, with protein sequence MSHPLPDSPEQRVLHPIPTRELERRWRAVRERMDELGIDALVMQNSNDWLGGYVKWFTDRPATNAYPRAIVFPRDGRMVSVEQGPTGGIREVPPDDVVDRGVEKIVFTPSYASIHYTGTYDAELVQAELRRRGYKTVGLVGTACMYHDFCAHLKQTAGSVRFVDATDMVDHIKAIKSADEIEAIGRMAAMQDEVLQALARHIRPGMKDFEVAAYAQYAGQLRGSEQGLFIGSSSPAGRAAMYKPRHLQGREMREGDSFTLLIENNGPGGYYGELARTFVLGKASQELLDTMALLVEAQRHTLDHLKPGAMPADILAAHNAFMRARGMREETRLYAHGQGYDMVERPLIREDETMPIAAGMNIVVHPGHATPSVFTTVCDNYIIGADGPGECLHKTPKTIIEL encoded by the coding sequence ATGAGCCATCCCCTTCCCGACTCGCCCGAGCAGCGGGTCCTGCACCCCATTCCCACCCGCGAGCTGGAGCGCCGCTGGCGCGCGGTCCGCGAGCGCATGGACGAACTCGGCATCGACGCGCTGGTCATGCAGAACTCCAACGACTGGCTGGGCGGCTATGTGAAATGGTTCACCGACCGTCCCGCCACCAACGCCTATCCGCGCGCCATCGTGTTCCCGCGAGACGGCCGCATGGTGTCGGTCGAGCAGGGCCCGACCGGCGGCATCCGCGAGGTCCCGCCCGACGACGTGGTCGACCGCGGCGTCGAGAAGATCGTGTTCACGCCCAGCTATGCGTCCATCCACTACACCGGGACCTATGACGCGGAACTGGTGCAGGCGGAACTGCGCCGCCGCGGCTACAAGACCGTGGGCCTGGTCGGCACGGCCTGCATGTACCACGACTTCTGCGCCCACCTGAAGCAGACGGCGGGCTCGGTGCGCTTCGTCGACGCCACCGACATGGTCGATCACATCAAGGCCATCAAGAGCGCCGACGAGATCGAGGCCATCGGCCGCATGGCGGCCATGCAGGACGAGGTGCTGCAGGCCCTGGCCCGGCACATCCGCCCCGGCATGAAGGACTTCGAGGTCGCCGCCTACGCCCAGTACGCGGGCCAGCTGCGCGGCAGCGAGCAGGGGCTGTTCATCGGCTCGTCCTCGCCCGCCGGCCGCGCCGCGATGTACAAGCCGCGCCACCTGCAGGGCCGCGAAATGCGCGAAGGCGATTCCTTCACCCTGCTGATCGAGAACAACGGACCCGGCGGCTACTACGGCGAACTCGCCCGCACCTTCGTGCTGGGCAAGGCCTCGCAGGAACTGCTGGACACCATGGCCCTGCTGGTCGAGGCCCAGCGCCACACGCTGGACCACCTGAAGCCCGGCGCGATGCCCGCCGACATCCTGGCCGCCCACAACGCCTTCATGCGGGCCCGCGGCATGCGCGAGGAAACACGCCTGTATGCCCACGGCCAGGGCTACGACATGGTCGAGCGGCCGCTGATACGCGAGGACGAGACCATGCCCATCGCCGCCGGCATGAACATCGTGGTCCACCCCGGCCATGCCACCCCCAGCGTCTTCACCACCGTCTGCGACAACTACATTATCGGCGCCGACGGCCCCGGGGAATGCCTGCACAAGACGCCCAAGACCATCATCGAACTCTGA
- a CDS encoding ABC transporter ATP-binding protein, with protein sequence MTTVHAIGHAPMLDVRGLCKTFGGIKAVKDISFQVGAGEIVGLIGPNGAGKTTCFNLITGFYAPTSGEVHVKGENLTGAKPYQMARKGIVRSFQKTNILKSLSVFENILAGHYLSARQGLLQTFFPGRAVHAAEYAAREEAERIVHIMGLGERMNAPAYLLSCGELRLLEVGLALAAKPDILMLDEPAAGLNSQEAMELGRILKRLRGTQVRSILIVEHNMGLVMSVSDRVVVMHFGEKLAEGVPTDVQRDPRVIEAYLGGGRAA encoded by the coding sequence ATGACAACTGTGCATGCAATAGGCCACGCCCCCATGCTGGACGTGCGCGGGCTGTGCAAGACCTTCGGCGGCATCAAGGCGGTCAAGGACATCAGCTTCCAGGTCGGGGCCGGCGAGATCGTCGGCCTGATCGGGCCCAACGGCGCCGGCAAGACGACTTGCTTCAACCTGATCACCGGGTTTTACGCGCCCACCTCGGGCGAGGTCCACGTCAAGGGCGAGAACCTGACCGGCGCCAAGCCCTACCAGATGGCCAGGAAGGGCATCGTCCGCAGTTTCCAGAAGACGAACATCCTGAAGTCGCTGTCGGTGTTCGAGAACATCCTGGCCGGCCACTACCTGAGCGCGCGCCAGGGCCTGTTGCAGACCTTCTTCCCGGGCCGCGCGGTCCACGCCGCCGAATACGCGGCGCGCGAGGAGGCCGAGCGCATCGTTCACATCATGGGGCTGGGCGAGCGCATGAACGCGCCAGCCTACCTGTTGTCCTGCGGCGAGCTGCGCCTGCTGGAAGTCGGCCTGGCGCTGGCGGCCAAGCCGGACATCCTGATGCTGGACGAGCCGGCCGCGGGGCTCAACAGCCAGGAGGCCATGGAATTGGGGCGCATCCTGAAAAGGCTGCGGGGCACGCAGGTGCGGTCCATCCTGATCGTCGAGCACAACATGGGGCTGGTCATGAGCGTATCGGACCGCGTGGTCGTCATGCACTTTGGCGAGAAATTGGCCGAGGGCGTGCCGACGGACGTGCAGCGCGACCCGCGCGTGATCGAGGCCTATCTTGGGGGAGGGCGCGCGGCATGA
- a CDS encoding ABC transporter ATP-binding protein, which produces MLELDNLHVGYGKTAALHGVSLRVQPGETVALIGANGAGKSTTLRAISGLLKPTRGSIRFNGRDIGGVAPDRIVGLGIAQSPEERHVWPSMTVYENLVLGAYLCRSQATVQQRVAKVYERFPRLKERHQQLAGTLSGGEQQMLAIGRALMSEPVLLLLDEPSLGLSPKMADEVFDVVREISRQGVTVLLVEQNVHNALTAASRAYVFETGRVVAERESSGLLEDPELLTAYLGG; this is translated from the coding sequence CTGCTGGAGCTGGACAATCTTCACGTCGGCTATGGCAAGACCGCCGCGCTGCATGGCGTGAGCCTGCGCGTGCAGCCGGGCGAAACCGTGGCGCTGATCGGCGCCAACGGGGCGGGCAAGAGCACGACGCTGCGCGCCATCTCGGGGCTGCTCAAGCCCACGCGCGGCAGCATCCGCTTCAACGGGCGCGACATCGGCGGCGTGGCGCCGGACCGCATCGTCGGGCTGGGCATCGCCCAGAGCCCGGAAGAGCGCCATGTCTGGCCCTCGATGACGGTTTATGAAAACCTGGTGCTGGGCGCCTATCTGTGCCGTTCGCAGGCCACGGTGCAGCAGCGCGTGGCCAAGGTGTACGAACGTTTTCCGCGGCTCAAGGAGCGCCACCAGCAGCTGGCGGGCACGCTCAGCGGCGGCGAGCAGCAGATGCTGGCGATCGGCCGGGCCCTGATGTCCGAGCCCGTGCTGCTGCTGCTGGACGAGCCCAGCCTGGGGCTCAGCCCCAAGATGGCCGACGAGGTATTCGACGTGGTGCGCGAGATCAGCCGGCAGGGCGTGACCGTCCTCCTGGTCGAACAGAACGTGCACAACGCGCTGACCGCCGCGTCGCGCGCCTACGTGTTCGAGACCGGCCGGGTCGTGGCGGAGCGCGAGTCATCGGGCTTGCTGGAGGATCCGGAACTGTTGACCGCCTATCTGGGCGGCTAG
- a CDS encoding branched-chain amino acid ABC transporter permease, with translation MDLLPQFLANGLVIGSFYALSALGLTLILGLMRVVNFAHGELYMLGGVLGWWVTTALGLDFLTGLALVALIMGVFGWLIDRVLIERIRGQGEEPGILLTIGLSIFLANTALLVVGTAPLKVEGPVSSGPVFLGPIVVTKIRLFAVAVCAVLIVAAYLLIQKTRLGRAMRATFQDPMAAQLAGIRTANVYACTFALGTVIASLAGMLLGSIYSAQVSVGGLVSMKAFVVVILGGMGSFAGAIVGGLVLGVAEALWGGYVATGWVDIIGFVIVILTLVFRPYGLFSRRAERA, from the coding sequence ATGGATTTGCTGCCACAGTTCCTGGCCAACGGATTGGTGATCGGTTCCTTCTATGCGCTCTCGGCGCTGGGGCTCACGCTTATCCTCGGCCTGATGCGCGTGGTCAACTTCGCCCACGGCGAGTTGTACATGCTCGGGGGCGTGCTGGGCTGGTGGGTGACCACCGCCCTGGGCCTGGATTTCCTGACAGGCCTGGCATTGGTGGCCCTGATCATGGGCGTGTTCGGCTGGCTGATCGACCGCGTGCTGATCGAGCGCATCCGCGGCCAGGGCGAAGAGCCGGGCATCCTGCTGACCATCGGCCTGTCCATCTTCCTGGCCAATACCGCGCTGCTGGTGGTGGGCACCGCGCCGCTGAAGGTGGAAGGGCCGGTGTCCAGCGGGCCGGTGTTCCTGGGGCCCATCGTGGTCACCAAGATCCGGCTGTTCGCCGTCGCGGTGTGCGCGGTGCTGATCGTGGCCGCCTACCTGCTGATCCAGAAGACCCGCCTGGGCCGCGCGATGCGGGCGACGTTCCAGGATCCGATGGCCGCGCAGCTGGCGGGGATCAGGACGGCGAACGTCTATGCCTGCACCTTCGCGCTGGGAACGGTCATCGCCTCGCTGGCGGGGATGCTGCTCGGGTCCATCTACTCGGCACAGGTGTCGGTGGGCGGGCTGGTCAGCATGAAGGCCTTCGTGGTGGTGATCCTGGGGGGCATGGGCAGCTTCGCCGGCGCCATCGTCGGCGGACTGGTGCTGGGCGTGGCCGAGGCGCTGTGGGGCGGCTACGTTGCTACCGGCTGGGTCGACATCATCGGTTTCGTCATCGTGATCCTTACCCTGGTGTTCCGGCCCTATGGCCTGTTCTCCAGACGCGCCGAGAGAGCCTGA
- a CDS encoding ABC transporter substrate-binding protein, with translation MSGLELSFAAGPYDRLQGLYDGSVAIDGVRIVPHVRQRPVDIFSPMIEHGAFDIAEMSLTHCYALTAQRRANFVTLPVFPSRMFRHGFIFVNEAAGIRSPADLAGKRIGVQGHQMTAAVWIRGLLRDGHGVDLADVEWYEGGVNEYGVAGGDIMELRPSHPLRWQRIPATTCLSDMLAEGSIDALIGAFIPRSYGKHPAVQRLFPDYKRAEAAYHAKTGVFPIMHALVLRRDRHEAHPWLAPALVRACEQAKDQAWQRLRFSGALAATLPWLMDHVEETVAAFGADPWPYGVEPNLATLDAFSAMLHDDGYLDRALPPDEVFAPLPHPRA, from the coding sequence ATGAGCGGACTCGAGCTCAGTTTCGCGGCGGGTCCGTACGACCGCCTGCAAGGACTGTACGACGGCAGCGTGGCGATCGACGGCGTGCGCATCGTGCCGCACGTCCGCCAGCGTCCGGTGGACATCTTCAGCCCCATGATCGAGCACGGCGCCTTCGACATCGCCGAGATGTCGCTCACGCACTGCTATGCCCTGACCGCGCAGCGCCGCGCCAACTTCGTCACGCTGCCGGTGTTCCCGTCGCGCATGTTCCGCCACGGCTTCATCTTCGTGAACGAGGCGGCCGGCATCCGCTCGCCCGCCGACCTGGCGGGCAAGCGCATAGGCGTGCAGGGCCACCAGATGACGGCCGCGGTCTGGATACGGGGACTGCTGCGCGACGGCCATGGCGTCGACCTGGCGGACGTCGAATGGTACGAAGGGGGCGTGAACGAATACGGCGTCGCCGGCGGCGACATCATGGAACTGCGGCCCAGCCATCCCCTGCGATGGCAGCGCATCCCGGCCACCACCTGCCTGTCGGACATGCTGGCCGAGGGCAGCATCGATGCGCTCATCGGCGCCTTCATCCCGCGCTCGTACGGCAAGCACCCCGCCGTGCAGCGCCTGTTCCCGGACTACAAGCGCGCGGAAGCCGCCTATCACGCGAAGACCGGCGTGTTCCCCATCATGCATGCCCTGGTGCTGCGGCGCGACCGCCACGAGGCGCATCCGTGGCTGGCTCCGGCGCTGGTGCGGGCCTGCGAGCAGGCCAAGGACCAGGCCTGGCAGCGGCTGCGTTTCAGCGGCGCGCTGGCCGCCACGCTGCCCTGGCTGATGGACCACGTCGAAGAGACCGTGGCCGCGTTCGGCGCGGACCCATGGCCTTATGGCGTGGAACCCAACCTCGCGACGCTGGACGCCTTCTCCGCCATGCTGCATGACGATGGCTACCTGGATCGCGCGTTGCCGCCGGACGAGGTGTTCGCGCCACTGCCCCACCCGCGGGCGTAG
- a CDS encoding TetR/AcrR family transcriptional regulator yields MKLVSGRRGTPAAQTRRKAGQKGPGRPEGTSVVRDDILDAAEELFSNLGYAGTTLREIADQAKVTQALINYYFGSKYGLYEAVFMRRSQIISQQRLENLAQLQAKPGRPKVRDVVQAFLMPTLAFRSTPEGRSFLRLQARLHTEPPQISYKLRTDAYGNSTRLYVEAVRKALPNLPELDAYWRVTLMVGTYLYAFSDTHRMEEMAPAGLYDPDDTNSLIDQVTRFVTGGMQAP; encoded by the coding sequence ATGAAATTGGTCAGCGGCCGCCGGGGCACCCCCGCAGCCCAAACCAGGCGCAAGGCCGGGCAGAAAGGCCCCGGCCGCCCCGAGGGCACCAGCGTCGTCCGGGACGACATTCTTGACGCAGCGGAAGAACTCTTCTCCAACCTGGGCTACGCGGGCACCACTCTGCGGGAGATCGCCGACCAGGCCAAGGTCACGCAGGCACTGATCAACTACTACTTCGGTTCGAAGTACGGCCTGTACGAAGCCGTGTTCATGCGCCGCAGCCAGATCATTTCGCAGCAGCGCCTGGAAAACCTGGCGCAACTGCAGGCCAAACCGGGCCGGCCCAAGGTACGCGATGTCGTACAGGCTTTCCTGATGCCGACGCTGGCCTTCCGCTCGACGCCCGAGGGCCGGTCGTTCCTGCGCCTGCAGGCCCGCCTGCACACCGAACCGCCGCAGATTTCCTACAAGCTGCGCACCGACGCCTACGGCAACTCCACGCGGCTCTATGTGGAAGCGGTGCGCAAGGCCCTGCCCAACCTGCCCGAGCTGGACGCTTACTGGCGCGTCACCCTGATGGTGGGCACGTATCTTTATGCGTTCTCGGATACCCACCGCATGGAAGAAATGGCGCCCGCCGGCCTGTACGACCCTGACGACACCAACAGCCTGATCGACCAGGTCACCCGCTTCGTGACCGGCGGCATGCAGGCGCCCTAG
- a CDS encoding tripartite tricarboxylate transporter substrate binding protein: MQRNGSTPFRLPARYILAPTLTAATALALAAPAAHAQRYPERPVQIIVPYAPGGSVDVIARSLAQKLTERMGQTVFIENRAGAGGTIGVSAVTRAKPDGYTLLLTSLGAVTVTVHLTKAGYDPLKDLAPISLLATSGLVLSVKEDSPIRSVRDLIAAAKARPGTINYSVTGVGSQTFLAGELLKRSLNLDMVPVQYKGGGPAAAAVAAGEVQAGITDSGPIQPLLQSKRVRVLAVTGSQRASAMPDVPTMEEAGVPGFKIDSAIALFAPAGTPPEIVDKLNAEVAAALKSPDLVDRVHAASHDPKPNSPAEMKAMLKSEFDRWGAMVREAGVKLE, encoded by the coding sequence ATGCAACGCAACGGATCGACCCCTTTCCGCCTTCCCGCGCGATACATCCTCGCGCCCACCCTGACCGCCGCCACGGCGCTCGCGCTGGCCGCCCCCGCGGCCCACGCGCAACGCTACCCGGAGCGTCCGGTGCAGATCATCGTGCCCTACGCTCCCGGCGGCAGCGTGGACGTGATCGCGCGCTCCCTGGCGCAGAAGCTGACCGAGCGCATGGGCCAGACGGTGTTCATCGAGAACCGCGCCGGCGCCGGCGGCACGATAGGCGTGAGCGCGGTGACGCGCGCCAAGCCCGACGGCTATACGCTGCTGCTGACCTCGCTGGGCGCGGTGACCGTGACGGTACATCTGACCAAGGCCGGCTACGATCCGCTGAAGGATCTCGCGCCCATCTCGCTACTGGCGACCAGCGGCCTCGTGCTCTCGGTCAAGGAAGACTCCCCCATCCGGTCGGTGCGCGACCTGATCGCTGCGGCGAAGGCCAGGCCGGGCACCATCAATTACTCCGTGACCGGCGTGGGCAGCCAGACCTTCCTGGCGGGCGAACTGCTCAAGCGTTCGCTGAACCTGGACATGGTCCCCGTGCAGTACAAGGGAGGCGGCCCCGCCGCGGCGGCCGTGGCGGCGGGCGAGGTACAGGCGGGCATCACCGACTCCGGCCCCATCCAGCCGCTGCTCCAGTCGAAGCGGGTGCGCGTGCTGGCCGTGACCGGCAGCCAGCGGGCCTCGGCCATGCCCGACGTGCCGACGATGGAAGAAGCCGGCGTGCCGGGCTTCAAGATCGACTCGGCCATCGCGCTGTTCGCGCCGGCGGGCACCCCGCCCGAGATCGTCGACAAGCTCAATGCCGAAGTCGCCGCCGCGCTGAAATCGCCCGACCTGGTCGACCGCGTCCATGCCGCCTCGCACGACCCGAAGCCGAACAGTCCGGCCGAGATGAAGGCCATGCTCAAGTCGGAGTTCGACCGCTGGGGCGCGATGGTGCGCGAGGCCGGCGTCAAGCTGGAATAG